The DNA region ATCCCCGTCGGCCGCATGTCGCCGAAGCAGATGCACGCCATCGCCGACCTCGCTACGAACTTCGGCAAAGGCGAAATCCGCCTCACCGTCTGGCAGAATCTCCTCATCCCTCACATCCCCGACGCCTTCGTCGAGTCGGTGAAACGCTCCGTCAGCCGCATGGGCTTCTTCACCGAAGCGGGTAGCATCGCCGCCGGCGTCATCGCGTGCACCGGCAGCCGCGGCTGCAAATACGCCGCCGCCGACACCAAGGCCCACGCCGTCGAGATCATCAAGAAACTCGACGCGAAACTCCGCCTGGATTCTCCCGTCAACATCCACTTCACCGGTTGCCCCAACTCTTGCGCGCAACACTACGCTGGCGACATCGGTTTCGTCGGCTCGAAACTCCCCGACGGCGCCGAAGGCTACAACGTCGTCCTCGGCGGCGGCATGGACAACGAGCAAGGCGTCGCCCGCGAACTCTTCAAAGGCATCCGAGCCACCGAAGTCCCCGCCCTCGTCGAAAAAATCCTCGTCACCTACAGCGGCAAAAAACAGCGCGGCGAAACCTTCGTCCAATGGTCCCGCCGCCACTCCATGAAAGAGCTCCAGGAGTTCCTCACCTGATCGGGATCACAATCCTGTTAATTCTGTAATCCTGTCTAAAAAATTTTCGATGTCTTCGATTCCTCTTCTTCCCGAGACCGCTCCCTTCTCCCCCGAGCAACGCGCGTGGCTCAACGGCTTCTTCGCCGGCCTCTTCTCCCGCACCAATTCCTCCGCAGCGCCCGCCGTCGCCGCCGCAACCCTACAGCCGTTAACGATCCTCTTCGGTTCCCAAACCGGCACCTCCGAAAGCCTCGCTAAACGCGCCGCCAAGGAAGCCGGCAAACGCGGCTTCGCTCCCACCGTCGTGGACATGGCCCAGACCGACATCGCCAAACTCGCCGGCGAGAAAAACGCCCTCGTCATAACCAGCACCTATGGCGATGGCGAACCGCCAGACAACGCCAAGTCCCTCTGGGAAGCTCTCGCCAAAGACGACGCCCCCAGCCTCGCCAGCCTCAACTTCTCCGTCTGCGCCCTCGGTGACACCAACTACGCCCAGTTCTGCCGCTGCGGCATCGACTTTGATCAACGCCTCGAAAAATGCGGCGCCAAACGCATCGCCGACCGCGCCGACTGCGACCTTGAGTACGACGAAAAATTCACCAAGTGGCTCGACGCCTCCCTCAACGCCCTCGGTTCCGCCTCCGCCGCTCCATCACCTGCTGCGACCTCATCCGCTCCCGCTGCAGCCACTGATTCCGACGCTCACGGCGAATCCCTCTACTCAAAGAAAAATCCTTACGCATCCCTCCTCCTCAGTTCGCGAAACCTTAACGCACCCGGCTCCGCGAAATCCGTCCACCACATCGAATTCGATCTCGCCGGTTCCGGCCTCGCCTACGAAGCCGGTGACGCCCTCGGCGTCATTCCGCACAACTGCCCCGAACTCGTCGCCGACGTTCTCACTGCCCTCGGTTTCGACGGCGAAGAAGCCATCGCCAGTGCCGATGGTTCCACCACCTCGCTCCGGCAGGCGCTTACCACCACCTACGATCTCGGCAAACCCTCGCCCGATCTCCTCGCCGCCGTCGCCAAAAAAACCACCGCTCCCGTCACCGCCGGTGCTAGCGTCGCCGCCACGTCACCGGCACCTCACCACGTCATCGACGTGCTCCACGCGTATCCAGACGCCAAGTTCACCGCCGCGGAGTTCGTCGCCCTGCTGAAAAAAATCCAGCCGCGCCTCTACTCGATCTCCTCCAGTCCCAAAGCCCACCCCGGCCAGGTCCACCTGACCGTCGGCGCCGTCCGCTACGATCTCCACGGACGCCCGCGCAAAGGCGTCTGCTCCACCTTCCTCGCCGACCGCGCCAAACCCGGCGACACCCGCATCGGTGTTTTCGTTCACAGCAACAAAGCCTTCCGTCCGCCCGCCAATCCCGACGCCCCCATGATCATGGTCGGCCCCGGCACCGGCATCGCCCCCTTCCGCGCCTTCCTCGAAGAACGCATGGCTTCCGGCGCCAAAGGCAAAAACTGGCTCTTCTTCGGCGACCAAAAAGCCTCCACTGATTTCCTCTATCAGGACGAACTTACCGCCCTCCAGAAATCCGGTGTCCTCACCCGCCTCGACACCGCCTTCTCCCGCGACCAGCAGGAAAAAATCTACGTCCAAAACCGGATGCTCGAAGCCGCCGCCGAACTCTTCGCCTGGCTCGAAGCCGGTGGACACTTCTACGTCTGCGGCGACGCCTCCCGCATGGCCAAGGACGTCGACGCCGCCCTCCACAAAGTCGTCGAACTCGCCGGCAAAAAAACCCCCGAGCAAGCCGCCGCCTATATCCAAAATCTCAAGACCACCAAACGCTACGCCCGCGACGTGTATTAAGGTAGGGCGGGTTGGCCCTAACCCGCCGCTTCGCCACCGCACACCAGCACGCACCACCTCCCATTCATCACCGCCAACGCCTGCGCTCCGACCTACTCGCTACCCGCTACTTCCGCCCCCTTGCCCGCTCCCAAACAAGATCCCGTCCGCACGCTGATCGACGAACTCCTCGCCGAACAGCAGCGCCTGCAAACGCCCGTCGCCCGCTTCTCCGAAGCCCACGACCGCGGTGCCTCGCCCGCGCTGGAGCCGCTCTATCGCGACCTCATCCCGCTTTCGAAACCCGGCCCCGGCGAACAATACGCCTTCGAGGTCGATCTCGATTCCTGCACCGGCTGCAAAGCCTGCGTCGCCGGCTGTCACTCGCTCAACGGTCTCGACGACGAAGAAACCTGGCGCGACGTCGGCATGTTGGTTGGCGGCACGCGCAATCACCCCTTTCAACAAACCGTCACCAGTGCCTGCCACCACTGCGCCGATCCCGGCTGCCTCAACGGCTGCCCCGTTCTCGCCTATGAAAAAGACCCCGTCACCGGCATCGTCCGCCACCTCGATGACCAATGCATCGGCTGCCAGTACTGCATTCTCAAATGCCCTTACGACGTTCCAAAATACAATGATCGCCTTGGCATCGTCCGTAAGTGCGACATGTGCCACAGCCGCCTCGCCGTCGGCGAAGCGCCCGCCTGCGTCCAGGCCTGCCCAACCCAGGCCATCAAGATCGTAACCGTCACGACTCATCTCAACGGCCAGCCCGCGCTCGACACCACCGCCTTCCTCCCCGGCGCTCCAGCTCCTGAATACACGCAACCCACCACGCGCTACACCTCGAGCAAACCGCTCCCGGCCGAGATCATCGCCGCCGACGCCGCCACACTCCGTCCGCAACACCCGCACTGGCCGCTCGTCTTCATGCTCACGCTGATGCCCATGGCCGTCGGCTGCTTCACCGTCGCGGCCTGCGCCGACCTCCTCGCTCCTCGCTACCCGTTACTCGCTAATCTTCCGGCCTCCGCCCCCACAACGCTCGCGCTCACCGGCTGGCTCGCCGGAGCCGCCGGACTCTTCGCGAGCGTCTTCCACCTCGGCCAACCCCTCCGCGCTTGGCGCGTCTTCCTCGGCCTCCGCAAATCCTGGCTCTCCCGCGAAGCCGTCATCTTCGGCCCCTGGTTCGGCCTCGCCACCGCCACCGCAGCCGTCCCGCTCGCCTCGCAGCTCGGCCTCTTCTCTGGGAGCGCCGACGTCCCCGTCGGCTCCGTGTCTTCCGCGCTGGCCTCCGCCTACTCGCTACTCGCTGCCCACTACTCGCTACTGACGCTCGCCACCGCGAGCGTGGGCCTCCTCGGCCTCTTCTGCTCCTCAATGATCTACATCGACACCCAACGCCACCTCTGGCGCGCCGCCCAAACCATCCCCCGCTTCTTCGGCTCCGGCGCCGTCCTCGGTTTCGCCATCCTCTTCGCCGCCGCGCCCACGCTACCGTACTTCTTCGCCTTGCTCGGCTCCGTCCTCTTCAAACTCGCCATCGAAGCCCGTGAACTCCGCCCGCTCGACTCCGACGACGACACACCTACCGCCTCCTTTAAGACCGCCCAAATGCTCACCGGCCCCCTCCGCCTCCCGCACAATCTCCGCGTCACCTCCGCCCTCCTCGCCTGCATCCTCGCCTTCGCCCTCACGCGTATTTCCGCGCCTTCGCTCCTCGCCTGGACAATCCCCGCCCTCCTCCTCGCCAGCGAACTCACCGAGCGTTACCTCTACTTCCGCGCCGTCGTCGCCCCCAAAATGCCCGGCGTCGTCTCCAAATAATTTCTCCTCCGAAACTCTGCGCACTCCGCGATCTCTGCGGTTAAATTTTCCGACATTTCGCCATGATCCCCCAACTCGAAGACCTGCTCCACGCCCGCCAGGGCCCGATGACCAGCGAGCTCGTTCTTCGCCCCGGCGACTTCGGACTCGGCCGCATCCCCGCCCGCCTCAAGCCCGCCGCCACGACCGACATGGTCTGCGGCTTCTGCAGCACCGGCTGCTCCCTCCGCGTCCATCTCAACGAGCGCGGCCAGGCCATCAACCTCACCACCAACCCGCACTACTCCGTCAACCAGGGCATGGCCTGCCCCAAAGGCTGGGAAGCGCTCACCCCGCTCTCCGCCCCCGACCGCGTCACCACGCCACTGTTACGCAACCCAGCCACCGGCAATCTCGAGCCCGTCGACTGGCCCACCGCCCTCGCCGCCTTCGTCAAAAACTTCAAAGGCATCCAGGAGCGCCACGGCAAAACTTCTCTCTCGTTCCTCAGCACCGGCCAGATCGTCATGGAGGAAATGGCCCTCCTCGGCGCCCTCGCGAAATTCGGCATGGGCATGACCGACGTCGACTCCAACACGCGCCAGTGCATGGCCACCTCCCACGTCGCCTACAAACAATCCTTCGGCTTCGACGCCCCTCCCTTCACGTACAAAGATTTCGAAGAGAGCGACGCCCTCATTTTCATCGGCGCCAATCCCTGCATCGCCCACCCGATCATGTGGCAGCGCGTGATGATGAACAAACACAACCCCGACATCGTTGTCATCGACCCGCGCCGCACCGAGACCGCGATGGCCGCCACACTCCACGTGCCGCTTCTCCCCAAAAGCGACCTAGTCCTCCTCTACGGCCTCGCGAACCTGCTCATCGAACGCGGAGCCATCAAACAAGACTTCATCGACGCCCACACCTCTAGCTTCGCTGACTTCGCCTCCTTCCTTCGCGAGTTCACACTCGACCGCACCGCCCGCGAAACCGGCCTGCCTGCCGAAACCCTCCACCGCCTCGTCGACATCATCGCCACCCGCGAGCGCGTTTCCCTCTGGTGGACCATGGGCGTCAACCAGGGCCACGAATCCACCCGCACCGCCCAGGCCATCATAAATCTCGCGCTGATGACCGGCAACATCGGCCGCCCCGGCACCGGCGCCAACTCCATCACCGGCCAGTGCAACGCCATGGGCTCCCGCCTCTTTGGCAACGCCTCGTCACTCCTCGGCGGATACGACTTCGCCAAAGCCGAACACCGCTCCCACGTCGCGAGCATCCTCGGCATCGATCCCGCCCTCATCCCCGACCGCGCCAGCCTCGCCTACGATCAGATTCTCGACGGCATCGACAAGGGCTCCATCCGCGGCCTCTGGGTCATCGCCACCAACACCGCTCACTCCTGGATCAACCAGAAGACCTTCCCCGCCATCCGCGAGAAACTCGAATTCCTCGTCGTGCAGGACATGTACGCCACGACCGAGACCGCCCGCATGGCCGACCTCGTGCTGCCCGCCGCCGGTTGGGGCGAAAAAGACGGCATCCTCATCAACTCCGAACGCCGCCTCGGCATCGTGAAAAAAGTCTCCCGCGCCCCCGGCCAGGCGCTCAGCGATTTCGCCATCTTCAAACTCGTCGCCGACGCCTGGGGCTGCGGCCACCTCTTCGCGAAATGGTCCTCGCCCGAAGCCGCCTTCCAAATCCTCAAAGAACTCTCCCGCCGCCAGCCCTGCGAATTCACCGGCATCAGCAGCTACGAACACATCGACCGCTCCGGCGGCATCCAGTGGCCCTTCACCGATAAGGACGCCATCGCGCCCACGCCGATTCACGAGCGCACCAGCACCGCGCATCCCGAGCGCGAACGCCGCCTCTTTTCCGACGGCCAGTTCTTCACCCCCGACCGCCGCGCCAAATTCCTCTTCGATCAACCGCGCCCGATGCCCGAGCTTCCCGACGCTGACTACCCGATGATTCTCCTAACCGGCCGAGGCTCCTCCGCGCAATGGCACACCGGCTCGCGCACCGACAAGAGCGACGTCCTCCGCAAACTCGCCCCCCGCGAACTCTACGTGGAGATCAACCCGATCGACGCCGACCGCCTCCGCATCGCCAACAACGAACTCGTCCGCGTCCGCTCCCGTCGTGGAGAAGCGGATGCGCTCGCCCTCATCACGAGCACGGTGCAACC from Nibricoccus aquaticus includes:
- a CDS encoding sulfite reductase subunit alpha; the protein is MSSIPLLPETAPFSPEQRAWLNGFFAGLFSRTNSSAAPAVAAATLQPLTILFGSQTGTSESLAKRAAKEAGKRGFAPTVVDMAQTDIAKLAGEKNALVITSTYGDGEPPDNAKSLWEALAKDDAPSLASLNFSVCALGDTNYAQFCRCGIDFDQRLEKCGAKRIADRADCDLEYDEKFTKWLDASLNALGSASAAPSPAATSSAPAAATDSDAHGESLYSKKNPYASLLLSSRNLNAPGSAKSVHHIEFDLAGSGLAYEAGDALGVIPHNCPELVADVLTALGFDGEEAIASADGSTTSLRQALTTTYDLGKPSPDLLAAVAKKTTAPVTAGASVAATSPAPHHVIDVLHAYPDAKFTAAEFVALLKKIQPRLYSISSSPKAHPGQVHLTVGAVRYDLHGRPRKGVCSTFLADRAKPGDTRIGVFVHSNKAFRPPANPDAPMIMVGPGTGIAPFRAFLEERMASGAKGKNWLFFGDQKASTDFLYQDELTALQKSGVLTRLDTAFSRDQQEKIYVQNRMLEAAAELFAWLEAGGHFYVCGDASRMAKDVDAALHKVVELAGKKTPEQAAAYIQNLKTTKRYARDVY
- a CDS encoding DmsC/YnfH family molybdoenzyme membrane anchor subunit, with the protein product MPAPKQDPVRTLIDELLAEQQRLQTPVARFSEAHDRGASPALEPLYRDLIPLSKPGPGEQYAFEVDLDSCTGCKACVAGCHSLNGLDDEETWRDVGMLVGGTRNHPFQQTVTSACHHCADPGCLNGCPVLAYEKDPVTGIVRHLDDQCIGCQYCILKCPYDVPKYNDRLGIVRKCDMCHSRLAVGEAPACVQACPTQAIKIVTVTTHLNGQPALDTTAFLPGAPAPEYTQPTTRYTSSKPLPAEIIAADAATLRPQHPHWPLVFMLTLMPMAVGCFTVAACADLLAPRYPLLANLPASAPTTLALTGWLAGAAGLFASVFHLGQPLRAWRVFLGLRKSWLSREAVIFGPWFGLATATAAVPLASQLGLFSGSADVPVGSVSSALASAYSLLAAHYSLLTLATASVGLLGLFCSSMIYIDTQRHLWRAAQTIPRFFGSGAVLGFAILFAAAPTLPYFFALLGSVLFKLAIEARELRPLDSDDDTPTASFKTAQMLTGPLRLPHNLRVTSALLACILAFALTRISAPSLLAWTIPALLLASELTERYLYFRAVVAPKMPGVVSK
- a CDS encoding molybdopterin oxidoreductase family protein, which codes for MIPQLEDLLHARQGPMTSELVLRPGDFGLGRIPARLKPAATTDMVCGFCSTGCSLRVHLNERGQAINLTTNPHYSVNQGMACPKGWEALTPLSAPDRVTTPLLRNPATGNLEPVDWPTALAAFVKNFKGIQERHGKTSLSFLSTGQIVMEEMALLGALAKFGMGMTDVDSNTRQCMATSHVAYKQSFGFDAPPFTYKDFEESDALIFIGANPCIAHPIMWQRVMMNKHNPDIVVIDPRRTETAMAATLHVPLLPKSDLVLLYGLANLLIERGAIKQDFIDAHTSSFADFASFLREFTLDRTARETGLPAETLHRLVDIIATRERVSLWWTMGVNQGHESTRTAQAIINLALMTGNIGRPGTGANSITGQCNAMGSRLFGNASSLLGGYDFAKAEHRSHVASILGIDPALIPDRASLAYDQILDGIDKGSIRGLWVIATNTAHSWINQKTFPAIREKLEFLVVQDMYATTETARMADLVLPAAGWGEKDGILINSERRLGIVKKVSRAPGQALSDFAIFKLVADAWGCGHLFAKWSSPEAAFQILKELSRRQPCEFTGISSYEHIDRSGGIQWPFTDKDAIAPTPIHERTSTAHPERERRLFSDGQFFTPDRRAKFLFDQPRPMPELPDADYPMILLTGRGSSAQWHTGSRTDKSDVLRKLAPRELYVEINPIDADRLRIANNELVRVRSRRGEADALALITSTVQPGQIYLPMHFDTVNRLTFPAFDPHSRQPSYKACAVRVERIKKR